The following proteins come from a genomic window of Pseudomonas hygromyciniae:
- a CDS encoding ExbD/TolR family protein: MAFSTQDSDEVLSEINVTPLVDVMLVLLVVFIVTAPLLTNAIPINLPKTEAVAPVEQKDPLVVSIDGAGKVFINKDEIQPDLLEFNLQAAKAKDPEVRVQLQADDGVNYGEVARAMASIERAGITKLSVITAR; this comes from the coding sequence ATGGCCTTCTCTACCCAAGACAGCGACGAGGTCCTGAGTGAGATCAACGTCACGCCCCTGGTGGACGTGATGCTGGTCCTGCTGGTGGTGTTTATCGTCACCGCCCCGCTGCTGACCAATGCGATCCCGATCAACCTGCCCAAGACCGAGGCCGTTGCCCCGGTAGAGCAGAAAGACCCGCTGGTGGTGAGCATCGACGGTGCCGGCAAGGTGTTTATCAACAAGGATGAAATCCAGCCGGACCTGCTGGAATTCAACCTGCAGGCCGCCAAGGCGAAGGACCCTGAGGTACGGGTGCAACTGCAGGCTGACGATGGTGTGAACTATGGCGAAGTGGCTCGGGCCATGGCGTCGATTGAGCGAGCGGGGATTACCAAGCTGTCGGTGATTACTGCGCGTTAG
- a CDS encoding alpha/beta hydrolase, which translates to MHSELIRYLIVPGWQGSPEDHWQTHWQNSLPNSARVEQADWLTPRREDWVAALAEAIAADSTPVILIAHSLGCITVAHWAASAPLQFLRQVRGALLVAPADVERPACAPALRNFAPIPRDLLPFPSQVVSSDNDSAVSAPRALELARNWGAEAGILAGAGHINVKSGHQRWEQGFAYLYRLQNRLEHHSRRRA; encoded by the coding sequence ATGCACAGCGAGTTGATCCGTTACCTGATCGTGCCGGGCTGGCAAGGATCGCCAGAAGATCATTGGCAAACCCATTGGCAGAACAGCCTGCCCAACAGCGCCCGCGTGGAGCAGGCCGACTGGCTGACTCCGCGCCGTGAAGATTGGGTGGCGGCCTTGGCCGAAGCCATTGCGGCCGACAGCACGCCAGTGATCCTTATCGCCCATAGCCTGGGTTGCATCACCGTGGCGCACTGGGCGGCCAGCGCGCCGTTGCAGTTCCTGCGCCAGGTACGCGGGGCCTTGCTGGTGGCCCCGGCGGATGTCGAGCGCCCGGCGTGTGCGCCTGCCTTGCGCAACTTTGCACCGATTCCCCGCGACCTGTTGCCGTTTCCCAGCCAGGTCGTCAGCTCCGACAACGACAGCGCCGTCAGTGCCCCTCGGGCCTTGGAACTGGCGCGTAACTGGGGGGCTGAAGCCGGGATTCTCGCGGGGGCCGGGCATATCAACGTGAAGTCCGGCCACCAGCGTTGGGAGCAGGGTTTCGCCTATCTCTATCGCCTGCAAAACCGTCTGGAGCATCACTCCCGGCGCCGCGCCTAA
- a CDS encoding sigma 54-interacting transcriptional regulator: MSLHETFGQPLLTFPDAEKSPLSIRAKALVFVDPRSRQLREDLESLAPRALPVLIRGETGSGKELLARHIHRGSDRSGLFVSVNCGAISPTYADAELFGYAAGSHSGAASSRAGWFGSANGGTLYLDEIGDLPLPIQVKLLAALENHEVTRVGAHQPSPVDVRLVAATSIDLAQAVAVGKFHERLFHYLSEGQLELPALRERVGDILSLAEYFLGIYSQRLDLPVPLISEDAQRVLEQHSWPGNTRELENVIHFALLVSSGDEILPEHLNLPVASVAQIEHQVRQILSSGSEVERAALTRLFRGLGSV; the protein is encoded by the coding sequence ATGAGCCTGCATGAAACCTTTGGCCAGCCACTGCTGACCTTCCCCGACGCCGAAAAAAGCCCCCTGAGCATCCGTGCCAAGGCACTGGTGTTTGTCGACCCCCGTTCAAGGCAACTGCGTGAAGACCTCGAAAGCCTGGCCCCGCGTGCCTTGCCTGTGTTGATTCGCGGCGAGACCGGCAGCGGCAAGGAATTGCTGGCGCGCCATATCCATCGCGGCAGTGACCGCAGCGGCCTGTTTGTGTCGGTCAACTGCGGCGCTATCAGCCCGACCTATGCCGATGCTGAATTGTTCGGCTATGCCGCCGGCAGCCACAGCGGCGCGGCCAGCAGCCGGGCAGGCTGGTTCGGCTCGGCCAACGGCGGCACCTTGTACCTCGATGAGATCGGCGACCTGCCGTTGCCGATCCAGGTCAAGCTGCTCGCCGCCCTGGAAAATCACGAAGTCACCCGTGTCGGCGCTCATCAACCGAGCCCGGTGGACGTGCGCCTGGTCGCCGCCACCAGCATCGACCTGGCCCAGGCCGTGGCCGTCGGTAAGTTCCATGAGCGCCTGTTCCATTACCTCAGCGAAGGCCAACTGGAACTGCCGGCCCTGCGCGAGCGGGTGGGTGACATCCTGTCGTTGGCCGAGTACTTCCTGGGCATCTACAGCCAGCGCTTGGACTTGCCGGTGCCGTTGATCAGCGAGGACGCGCAGCGTGTGCTGGAGCAGCACAGTTGGCCGGGCAATACCCGCGAGCTGGAGAACGTGATCCACTTTGCGCTGCTGGTCAGCAGTGGCGATGAGATCTTGCCGGAGCATCTGAACCTGCCGGTGGCGTCGGTGGCGCAGATTGAGCATCAGGTGCGACAGATCCTGAGCAGCGGCAGCGAAGTCGAGCGCGCGGCGTTGACGCGTCTGTTTCGGGGCTTGGGCTCTGTATGA
- a CDS encoding MetQ/NlpA family ABC transporter substrate-binding protein: MKKVLLFTALAAALTAGIAQANEKLVIAATPVPHAEILELIKPTLAKEGVDLEIKVFTDYVQPNVQVAEKRLDANYFQTLPYLENFNKGKGTNLVTVVGVHVEPFGGYSKKVTKLEDLKDGAIVAIPNEGSNSGRALLLLQKAGLITLKDPKNALSTPKDIASNPKNLKFKELESALLPRVLDQVDLDMINTNYALEAGLNPAKDALIIEGADSPYVNYLVARPDNKDSDAIQKLSKALTSPEVKAFIEKKYSGAVLPAF, encoded by the coding sequence ATGAAAAAGGTTCTGTTGTTCACCGCCCTGGCCGCTGCCCTGACTGCCGGTATCGCTCAAGCCAACGAAAAACTGGTGATTGCGGCCACGCCGGTGCCGCATGCCGAGATCCTTGAGCTGATCAAGCCGACCCTGGCCAAAGAAGGCGTGGACCTGGAAATCAAGGTCTTCACCGACTATGTGCAACCGAACGTGCAAGTGGCCGAGAAGCGCCTGGACGCCAACTACTTCCAGACCCTGCCGTACCTGGAAAACTTCAACAAGGGTAAAGGCACCAACCTGGTCACCGTGGTTGGCGTGCACGTTGAACCGTTTGGCGGCTACTCGAAGAAAGTCACCAAGCTTGAAGACCTGAAAGACGGCGCTATCGTGGCCATTCCCAACGAAGGCTCCAACAGTGGTCGCGCCCTGTTGCTGCTGCAAAAGGCCGGTCTGATTACCCTCAAGGATCCGAAAAACGCCCTGTCCACGCCAAAAGACATTGCCAGCAACCCGAAGAACCTGAAGTTCAAGGAACTGGAGTCAGCCCTGCTGCCGCGTGTCCTGGACCAGGTTGACTTGGACATGATCAACACCAACTACGCCCTGGAAGCTGGCCTGAACCCAGCCAAGGATGCGCTGATCATTGAAGGCGCCGACTCGCCGTACGTGAACTATCTGGTGGCTCGTCCAGACAACAAGGACAGCGACGCCATCCAGAAACTGTCCAAGGCCCTGACCAGCCCTGAAGTCAAAGCCTTCATCGAGAAGAAATACAGCGGCGCGGTCCTGCCTGCGTTCTGA
- a CDS encoding amino acid ABC transporter permease, with protein sequence MTFDYAFILSTLPAFLKAVGVTLQVGLIAIGTSLLVALINAALLVFRTPYLSRLVALYVELARNTPLLIQLFFVYFALPGLGINISGFWAAIITMTFLGGAYLTEVLRAGVEAVPLAQIESGKSIGLSDWQLLRHVILPQAGILSLPALFANFIFLLKETTVVSAVAVPEILYTTKSYIALYYKTYEMLAVLTLICVLLFLPLSLLLSRLERRLQHGQFGS encoded by the coding sequence ATGACTTTTGACTACGCGTTTATCCTCAGCACCCTGCCGGCGTTTCTCAAGGCCGTGGGGGTGACTCTGCAAGTGGGCTTGATCGCCATCGGCACCTCGCTGCTGGTGGCGCTGATCAACGCGGCCCTGCTGGTGTTCCGCACACCCTACCTGTCGCGCCTGGTGGCGTTGTATGTGGAGCTGGCGCGTAACACGCCGCTACTGATCCAGCTGTTTTTTGTGTACTTCGCCTTGCCGGGCCTGGGTATCAATATCTCCGGGTTCTGGGCGGCGATTATCACCATGACCTTCTTGGGCGGCGCCTACCTCACCGAAGTGCTGCGCGCCGGTGTGGAAGCGGTGCCGCTGGCGCAGATCGAGTCGGGCAAGTCCATCGGCCTGTCCGACTGGCAACTGCTGCGCCATGTGATCCTGCCCCAGGCCGGGATCCTCAGCCTGCCGGCGCTGTTCGCCAATTTCATTTTTCTGCTCAAGGAAACCACAGTGGTCTCGGCGGTGGCGGTCCCCGAGATTCTCTACACCACCAAAAGCTACATCGCCCTCTACTACAAGACTTACGAAATGCTCGCCGTGCTCACGCTGATCTGCGTGTTGTTGTTCTTGCCGCTGTCGCTGCTGCTCAGCCGCCTGGAAAGGAGGCTCCAGCATGGCCAGTTCGGGTCTTGA
- a CDS encoding amino acid ABC transporter permease: MASSGLELLWVSLPQLGKGAAQTLSISFLSIVFSTIGGVLYGVLRTLNVRAINLLLRIYLELFRAIPVLVWLYLLFFGLPIFTGLSIPSFWCAVLVLSLWGASEVGEVVRGALHSLPRGQREAGLSIGLSAAQLYGFVLLPQALKRMTPPTINVYTRIIKTSSLAVLIGVVDVIKVGQQIIERTYESVLIYGALFLFFFFICYPLSAASKVLERRWAQA, translated from the coding sequence ATGGCCAGTTCGGGTCTTGAGTTGTTGTGGGTGTCGTTGCCGCAACTGGGCAAAGGCGCTGCGCAAACCCTGTCGATTTCGTTCTTGAGTATCGTCTTCAGCACGATTGGCGGGGTGTTGTATGGGGTGCTGCGCACCTTGAATGTGCGTGCGATCAACCTGCTGCTGCGCATTTACCTGGAGTTGTTTCGCGCGATTCCGGTGCTGGTGTGGCTGTACCTGCTGTTTTTTGGCCTGCCGATTTTCACCGGCCTGAGCATCCCCAGTTTCTGGTGTGCGGTGCTGGTGTTGTCGTTGTGGGGCGCCAGTGAAGTGGGCGAAGTGGTGCGTGGCGCCTTGCATTCGCTGCCGCGTGGGCAACGGGAGGCGGGGCTGTCGATTGGCTTGTCGGCGGCGCAACTCTACGGCTTTGTGCTGCTGCCCCAAGCGCTCAAACGCATGACGCCGCCGACCATCAACGTCTACACGCGGATCATCAAGACCAGCTCCCTGGCGGTGCTGATCGGCGTGGTGGATGTGATCAAGGTCGGCCAGCAAATCATCGAGCGCACCTATGAGTCGGTATTGATCTACGGCGCGCTGTTCCTGTTTTTCTTCTTTATCTGCTACCCGTTGTCGGCCGCCTCCAAGGTGCTGGAACGGCGCTGGGCCCAAGCATGA
- a CDS encoding amino acid ABC transporter ATP-binding protein, whose amino-acid sequence MSALIEFQGFNKFFGAQQVLDGIDLSVQSGEVLVILGPSGCGKSTLLRCLNGLEVAHSGSLRFAGKQLLDKHTDWRQVRQDVGMVFQSYHLFPHMSVLDNILLGPLKVQKRDLREAREQAEKLLERVGLADKRDAFPRQLSGGQQQRIAIVRSLCMNPQVMLFDEVTAALDPEMVKEVLEVIQDLARDGMTLLIVTHEMAFARAVADRVVFMEAGRILEHNTPEAFFTNPQTARAQQFLEKFSFVSTLPKKIKELELS is encoded by the coding sequence ATGAGCGCATTGATCGAGTTTCAGGGTTTCAATAAATTTTTCGGCGCACAGCAGGTGCTCGACGGCATCGACCTGAGTGTGCAAAGCGGCGAAGTGCTGGTGATCCTCGGCCCCAGCGGCTGCGGCAAAAGCACCTTGCTGCGGTGCCTGAACGGCCTGGAAGTGGCCCACAGCGGTAGCTTGCGCTTTGCCGGCAAACAGCTGCTGGATAAACACACCGACTGGCGCCAGGTGCGCCAGGACGTGGGCATGGTGTTCCAGAGTTATCACCTGTTCCCCCATATGAGCGTGCTCGACAACATCCTGCTGGGCCCGCTGAAAGTGCAAAAACGTGACCTGCGCGAAGCCCGCGAGCAAGCGGAAAAACTGCTGGAACGGGTGGGGCTCGCCGACAAGCGCGATGCATTCCCGCGCCAGTTGTCCGGTGGTCAGCAGCAACGCATCGCCATCGTCCGCTCGTTGTGCATGAACCCCCAGGTCATGCTGTTTGATGAAGTCACTGCGGCCCTTGACCCGGAAATGGTCAAGGAGGTGCTGGAAGTGATCCAGGACCTGGCTCGCGATGGCATGACCCTGCTGATCGTCACCCACGAAATGGCCTTCGCCCGCGCCGTCGCCGACCGCGTGGTGTTTATGGAGGCTGGCCGCATCCTCGAACACAACACCCCCGAGGCATTCTTTACGAACCCGCAGACCGCACGCGCGCAGCAGTTCCTCGAGAAATTCTCGTTTGTTTCAACACTGCCCAAGAAAATCAAGGAACTGGAGCTGTCATGA
- a CDS encoding transporter substrate-binding domain-containing protein, whose product MKTAKLLLPLLGLALLAGCNKTEEPAKPAAAAPAAVSYIDKIKARDKLIVGVFTDKPPFGFVDEAGRYVGFDTDIGRRFAKDLLGDENKVEFVAVEPASRIPFLQSDKVDLILANMTVTPERKEAVEFTNPNLKVAVQALVPNDSTVKSLDDLATRTTIVTTGTTADIWLTKNHPDWKLLKFEKNTESLQALSAGRGDAYAQDNLVLFSWAKQNPGYRVLEEKLGDEAPIAPAVKKGNIELRDWVNAELAKLGEEKFLLKLYDQYVRKELSDDTKPESVIVEGGKWQG is encoded by the coding sequence ATGAAAACTGCCAAGTTGTTACTGCCGCTGCTCGGCCTCGCCTTACTGGCCGGCTGCAACAAAACCGAAGAACCGGCCAAACCCGCCGCTGCTGCGCCGGCTGCGGTGAGTTATATCGACAAGATCAAGGCCCGCGACAAGCTGATCGTCGGCGTATTCACCGATAAGCCACCGTTTGGGTTTGTCGATGAAGCTGGGCGCTATGTGGGCTTTGATACCGACATCGGCCGCCGGTTTGCCAAGGATCTGCTGGGCGACGAGAACAAGGTCGAGTTCGTGGCCGTGGAGCCGGCCAGCCGCATCCCGTTCCTGCAGAGCGACAAGGTCGACCTGATCCTCGCCAACATGACCGTGACCCCCGAGCGCAAGGAAGCGGTGGAATTCACCAACCCCAACCTGAAAGTCGCGGTCCAGGCCCTGGTGCCTAACGACAGCACGGTGAAAAGCCTCGACGACCTGGCGACCCGCACCACCATCGTCACCACCGGCACCACGGCCGATATCTGGCTGACCAAGAACCACCCGGACTGGAAACTGCTCAAGTTCGAGAAAAACACCGAGTCGCTGCAAGCCCTGTCGGCTGGGCGTGGCGATGCCTATGCGCAAGACAACCTGGTGCTGTTCAGCTGGGCCAAGCAGAACCCGGGCTACCGCGTGCTTGAAGAGAAACTGGGCGATGAAGCGCCGATTGCACCGGCAGTGAAGAAGGGCAATATCGAACTGCGCGACTGGGTGAATGCCGAGTTGGCGAAGTTGGGTGAAGAGAAGTTCTTGCTCAAGCTGTATGACCAGTACGTGCGTAAAGAGCTGAGCGATGACACCAAGCCTGAGAGTGTGATTGTTGAGGGGGGTAAGTGGCAGGGTTGA
- a CDS encoding AAA family ATPase has translation MLKTLAVANYRSINKLVVPLDRLNLITGPNGSGKSNLYRALRLLAETAQGGVINALAREGGLDSTFWAGPENISRRMRSGEVPVQASVAQGAKRLRLGFAGEDFSYAISLGLPEPSESYFSLDPEIKKECIWADHVYRPASLLVQRSGPMVRARDGRTWDVLAQHTPNYQSLFDQVGSLRGSPEVLMLRESIRGWRFYDHFRSDADAPVRLPQLGTRTPVLHHDGRDLAAALQTIREIGDPEALQQAVSDAFPGARLHIEPLQGGRFAIEFYQEGLLRPLSAAELSDGTLRYLLLIAALLTPRPPTMMVLNEPETSLHPDLLPALARLIIQASKQCQVWVVSHASRLIAALQQDEGCNSIVLEKVMGQTQIVGQRVLDEPAWHWPQ, from the coding sequence ATGCTCAAGACATTAGCGGTAGCCAATTACCGCTCGATCAATAAATTGGTGGTACCGCTGGATCGGCTGAACCTGATCACAGGCCCCAATGGCAGCGGCAAATCCAACCTGTACCGCGCCTTGCGCCTATTGGCAGAAACCGCCCAGGGCGGCGTGATCAATGCGCTGGCCCGCGAAGGTGGCCTGGATTCGACGTTCTGGGCCGGCCCCGAAAATATCAGCCGACGCATGCGCAGTGGCGAAGTCCCGGTACAAGCCAGCGTGGCCCAAGGTGCCAAGCGCTTGCGCCTGGGCTTTGCCGGGGAAGATTTCAGCTACGCGATTTCCCTGGGTTTGCCAGAACCCAGCGAGTCGTATTTTTCCCTGGACCCTGAGATCAAGAAAGAATGCATCTGGGCCGACCACGTGTACCGCCCGGCCAGCCTGCTGGTGCAGCGCTCCGGGCCGATGGTCCGCGCCCGTGATGGTCGCACCTGGGATGTCCTGGCCCAGCACACGCCCAACTATCAAAGCCTGTTCGATCAGGTCGGCAGCCTGCGCGGCTCGCCGGAAGTGCTGATGCTGCGCGAAAGCATTCGCGGCTGGCGCTTCTACGATCACTTTCGCAGCGACGCCGATGCGCCGGTACGCCTGCCGCAACTGGGCACGCGCACGCCGGTGTTGCATCACGATGGCCGCGACTTGGCGGCCGCGTTGCAGACCATCCGCGAAATCGGCGACCCCGAGGCATTGCAGCAGGCGGTGAGTGATGCATTTCCCGGCGCACGCTTGCATATCGAGCCATTGCAGGGCGGACGTTTCGCCATTGAGTTTTATCAGGAAGGATTGCTGCGGCCGCTGTCGGCGGCGGAGTTGTCGGACGGCACCTTGCGCTACCTGCTGCTGATCGCCGCGCTGCTGACGCCACGCCCGCCAACGATGATGGTGCTCAACGAGCCGGAAACCAGCCTGCACCCGGACCTGCTGCCCGCCTTGGCACGCCTGATCATCCAGGCATCAAAGCAATGTCAGGTGTGGGTGGTGTCCCATGCCAGCCGCTTGATCGCGGCGTTGCAGCAGGATGAGGGGTGCAATTCGATTGTGCTGGAGAAGGTGATGGGACAGACACAGATTGTGGGGCAGCGGGTGCTGGATGAGCCGGCTTGGCATTGGCCTCAGTAG
- a CDS encoding efflux RND transporter periplasmic adaptor subunit, giving the protein MGGPTSTVICGLALLALLSGCGQEKPAPKAHSRVFVQTVQPTDFAAAVTLTGDIQARVQTDLSFRVGGKIIQRMVDVGDRVTARQVLAKLDPKDLQTNVDSAQAQVVAEQARVKQTAAAFVRQEKLLPKGYTSRSEYDAAQAALLSSQSALAGAQAQLANAREQLGYTALIAQAPGVITARQAEVGQVVQATMPIFSLARDGERDAVFDVYESLLAEPAPDVPITVSLLDNPSIKAVGRVREVTPAVAASSGTVQVKIALEALPKGMQLGSVVSATANGPAKPSVELPWAALTKDLSEPAVWLVDADGKAQLHKVTVARYLTGKVIISDGLNGGEKVVVAGGQLLHPGMLVEIAQAPDQAQGVQP; this is encoded by the coding sequence ATGGGCGGTCCCACCTCAACAGTTATTTGTGGCCTTGCCCTGCTGGCATTGCTGAGCGGCTGTGGCCAGGAAAAGCCTGCACCCAAGGCTCATTCCAGGGTGTTTGTGCAAACGGTGCAGCCGACCGATTTTGCGGCGGCGGTGACCCTCACCGGGGATATCCAGGCGCGGGTGCAGACCGATTTGTCATTTCGCGTGGGCGGCAAGATTATCCAGCGCATGGTCGATGTCGGCGACCGCGTGACGGCCCGGCAAGTGCTGGCCAAGCTTGATCCCAAGGATTTGCAGACCAATGTCGATTCCGCCCAGGCCCAGGTGGTGGCGGAACAGGCACGGGTCAAACAGACGGCGGCGGCTTTTGTGCGCCAGGAAAAGCTCCTGCCCAAGGGTTACACCAGCCGCAGCGAATACGACGCCGCCCAGGCCGCATTGCTCAGCAGTCAAAGTGCCCTGGCTGGCGCGCAGGCGCAGTTGGCCAATGCCCGTGAGCAGTTGGGCTATACGGCGTTGATCGCCCAAGCGCCGGGGGTGATCACTGCGCGCCAGGCCGAAGTCGGCCAGGTGGTGCAGGCCACCATGCCGATTTTCAGCCTGGCCCGCGACGGCGAGCGCGACGCAGTGTTCGACGTCTACGAATCGCTGCTGGCGGAACCTGCGCCGGATGTACCGATCACCGTCAGCCTGCTGGATAACCCGAGTATCAAGGCCGTGGGCCGTGTGCGTGAAGTAACCCCCGCCGTCGCGGCCAGCAGCGGCACGGTGCAAGTGAAGATCGCCTTGGAGGCCTTGCCCAAGGGCATGCAATTGGGTTCGGTCGTCAGTGCCACCGCCAATGGACCAGCCAAGCCCAGCGTCGAGCTGCCATGGGCCGCACTGACCAAAGACCTCAGCGAGCCTGCCGTGTGGCTGGTGGACGCTGACGGCAAGGCGCAACTGCACAAGGTTACTGTCGCGCGCTACCTGACCGGCAAAGTGATCATCAGCGACGGCCTTAATGGCGGTGAAAAGGTCGTGGTGGCCGGTGGGCAATTGCTGCACCCAGGCATGTTGGTGGAGATCGCCCAAGCGCCGGACCAGGCCCAGGGAGTGCAGCCATGA
- a CDS encoding efflux RND transporter periplasmic adaptor subunit, whose product MKRLTLILASSLLLMACSKQEPAPEPVRPVLWVEVKAEDQENLGRFAGTIQARYESNLGFRVPGRIARRAVDVGAEVSKGALLAVLDPTDQQNQLRAAQGDLARVQAQFINAQANARRQQELFNRGVGAQAQLDVAQTDLKTTQASLDQAKAAVDQARDQLNYAELRTDHGGIVTAWNAEAGQVVSAGQQVVTLARPDIKEAVIDLPAGLAERLPSDVVFLVASQLDPSVNTTATVREIEPQAQSATRTRRARLTLAQTPPALRLGTAISVTLSSAIAPRIELPASAVQDVEGKTRIWVVDTQQQSVQPRDVTLVSRDANRVVLNGGVQPGERVVSAGVNSLTPGQKVKTDEDSPR is encoded by the coding sequence ATGAAGCGCCTGACGCTGATCCTCGCCAGCAGCCTGTTGCTGATGGCCTGTTCCAAGCAAGAGCCGGCGCCGGAACCTGTGCGCCCGGTGCTCTGGGTCGAGGTGAAAGCCGAAGACCAGGAAAACCTCGGCCGCTTCGCCGGCACGATCCAGGCCCGCTACGAAAGCAACCTGGGCTTCCGTGTGCCCGGGCGTATCGCCCGGCGCGCTGTGGATGTGGGCGCCGAAGTCAGCAAGGGCGCCTTGCTGGCGGTGCTCGACCCCACTGACCAGCAGAACCAGTTGCGCGCTGCCCAAGGCGATCTGGCGCGGGTCCAGGCGCAATTTATCAACGCCCAGGCCAATGCGCGTCGCCAGCAGGAACTGTTCAACCGTGGTGTCGGCGCCCAGGCGCAACTGGACGTTGCCCAGACCGACCTGAAAACCACCCAGGCCTCCCTCGACCAGGCCAAGGCGGCGGTGGACCAGGCCAGGGATCAGCTCAACTATGCCGAGTTGCGCACCGACCATGGCGGCATTGTCACCGCCTGGAATGCCGAAGCCGGCCAAGTGGTGAGTGCTGGCCAGCAAGTGGTGACCCTGGCCCGTCCGGACATCAAGGAAGCGGTGATCGACCTGCCCGCCGGCCTTGCCGAGCGCCTGCCGAGCGATGTGGTGTTCCTGGTGGCCAGCCAGTTGGACCCCAGCGTCAACACCACCGCTACCGTGCGCGAGATCGAGCCCCAGGCGCAAAGCGCCACCCGCACCCGTCGCGCGCGCCTGACCCTGGCCCAGACGCCGCCGGCGTTGCGCCTGGGCACGGCGATCAGCGTGACCTTGAGCTCGGCCATCGCCCCGCGTATCGAACTGCCTGCCAGCGCGGTGCAGGATGTCGAAGGCAAGACCCGCATCTGGGTCGTCGATACGCAACAGCAGAGCGTGCAGCCCCGTGATGTGACCCTGGTCAGCCGCGATGCCAACCGTGTCGTGCTCAACGGCGGGGTGCAGCCTGGCGAGCGTGTGGTCAGTGCCGGCGTCAACAGCCTCACACCCGGACAAAAAGTCAAAACCGACGAGGACAGCCCGCGATGA